Proteins from a genomic interval of Rosa chinensis cultivar Old Blush chromosome 2, RchiOBHm-V2, whole genome shotgun sequence:
- the LOC112190038 gene encoding anoctamin-like protein At1g73020 isoform X1, translated as MNVVEEKQIAFEIGVVVPKRNVKAKEEDDCVEVLVDEFKNVGLVVERVPGVVDDFIKLAAPLEILGKAAFELQIKKRTQIGMDLQFEWEEVDAFVRQPDGSLFSWCERFHCYRHLIYGIMNKSKSTVTLRFDGKEFYWEVGECLLKKLESQRIVKEVFPLHDEVKRKKLLHTWALHWWDFTSQPIDEIYSYFGTKIAIYFAFLGMYTRWLLFPATFGLILQIFDFGSLQLLVLPLFFISITLWAIMFSQFWKRKNVALLTRWQISYPIRTDLGNRQLGMAWSSSQSSVELMKKWGTDKTKEKEMFQRIEWFGRLLRFRNDAIIIVSIICLQLPFELAYAHLYEVIKSDIVKFGLTTIYLFAIQFFTKLGGKISVKLIKHENNENTEKRADSLVYKVFGLYFMQSYIGVFYHALIHRNFLTLRTVLIQRLLVSEVLENLVENTLPYLKYSYKKFRVRSKKKRERGSSTGKIHFASRVEKEYLKPSYSASIGVELEDGLFDDFLELALQFGMIMMFACAFPPAFAFAAVNNITEIRTDALKLLVMHKRPIPRVSTTIGAWLNIFQFLVVTSICTNCALLVWLYDHEGKWNIEPGLAAILVMEHILLLIKFGFSRLVPEEPAWVRANRVKRATEAEYMCSKQLLRNISGDRAAGTSAVKKEE; from the exons ATGAATGTTGTTGAGGAGAAACAAATTGCTTTTGAGATTGGGGTTGTGGTTCCAAAGAGAAATGTCAAggcaaaagaagaagatgactgTGTGGAGGTTTTGGTTGATGAATTTAAGAATGTGGGTTTGGTAGTTGAGAGAGTCCCTGGCGTTGTCGATGACTTTATCAAG cTGGCAGCGCCTTTAGAGATATTGGGGAAGGCTGCGTTTGAGTTGCAAATTAAAAAGCGAACTCAAATTG GGATGGATTTACAATTTGAATGGGAGGAGGTTGATGCTTTTGTGAGGCAGCCTGATGGTTCATTGTTCAGCTGGTGTGAGCGTTTTCATTGCTATAGGCACTTGATATATGGAATT ATGAACAAGAGCAAGTCAACAGTAACTCTGAGATTTGATGGGAAAGAGTTCTATTGGGAAGTTGGGGAATGTTTGCTTAAGAAATTGGAGTCACAGAGGATTGTCAAAGAAGTTTTTCCTTTGCATG ATGAAGTGAAAAGGAAGAAACTCCTTCACACTTGGGCTCTGCACTGGTGGGACTTCACAAGCCAGCCCATAGATGAGATTTACTCATATTTTGGTACAAAG ATTGCCATCTATTTTGCTTTTCTTGGAATGTATACACGGTGGTTGCTGTTTCCAGCTACATTTGGACTTATTCTgcagatatttgattttgg GTCATTGCAGTTACTGGTGCTCCCCCTTTTCTTTATAAGCATAACCTTATGGGCTATAATGTTTTCCCAGTTCTGGAAACGCAAAAATGTTGCTCTGTTAACTAG ATGGCAGATCAGTTATCCAATTAGAACCGACCTGGGAAATAGGCAGCTGGGCATGGCTTGGAGTTCCTCGCAGTCATCTGTAGAACTCATGAAGAAATGGGGGACagacaaaacaaaagagaaagaaatgttTCAAAGAATTGAGTGGTTTGGACGACTACTGAGATTCCGAAATGATGCTATCATTATAGTTAGTATTATATGCCTCCAGTTGCCGTTTGAGCTGGCATATGCTCATCTTTATGAGGTTATTAAGTCTGATATTGTGAA GTTTGGGTTGACAACCATATATCTTTTTGCAATTCAGTTTTTTACGAAGCTAGGGGGCAAGATCTCTGTTAAGCTTATTAAACACGAAAATAATGAAAACACAGAAAAAAGAGCTGACAGCTTGGTCTACAAG GTGTTTGGTCTTTATTTCATGCAGTCATACATAGGAGTCTTCTACCATGCCCTTATACACCGGAACTTTTTGACTCTTCGTACAGTCTTGATTCAGCGCCTCCTTGTGTCTGAG GTATTGGAAAACTTGGTGGAAAACACTTTACCATATTTGAAGTACAGTTATAAGAAGTTCAGAGTTCG aagcaagaagaaacgCGAAAGAGGATCATCAACAGGGAAGATCCACTTTGCTTCTAGGGTGGAAAAGGAGTACTTGAAGCCTTCTTATTCTGCAAGCattggtgtggaacttgaagaTGGGCTTTTCGATG ACTTTCTAGAGTTAGCATTGCAGTTTGGAATGATCATGATGTTTGCTTGTGCCTTCCCCCCTGCTTTTGCCTTTGCGGCTGTG AACAACATAACTGAAATTAGGACAGATGCATTGAAGCTGCTTGTGATGCATAAGAGGCCAATTCCTCGTGTTTCCACAACAATTGGTGCTTGGCTGAACATATTTCAG tttcttgttgTTACATCCATATGCACCAACTGCGCCCTTCTAGTATGGTTATATGATCATGAGGGGAAATGGAATATAGAGCCTGGCCTAGCTGCAATTCTGGTTATGGAACATATCCTCCTGTTGATTAAGTTTGGTTTCTCTCGCCTTGTACCCGAG GAACCTGCTTGGGTACGGGCGAACCGTGTGAAAAGAGCAACAGAGGCCGAGTACATGTGCTCCAAACAGCTTTTGAGGAATATTTCTGGAGATAGGGCAGCTGGTACTAGTGCAGTTAAGAAGGAAGAATGA
- the LOC112190038 gene encoding anoctamin-like protein At1g73020 isoform X2: MNVVEEKQIAFEIGVVVPKRNVKAKEEDDCVEVLVDEFKNVGLVVERVPGVVDDFIKLAAPLEILGKAAFELQIKKRTQIGMDLQFEWEEVDAFVRQPDGSLFSWCERFHCYRHLIYGIMNKSKSTVTLRFDGKEFYWEVGECLLKKLESQRIVKEVFPLHDEVKRKKLLHTWALHWWDFTSQPIDEIYSYFGTKIAIYFAFLGMYTRWLLFPATFGLILQIFDFGSLQLLVLPLFFISITLWAIMFSQFWKRKNVALLTRWQISYPIRTDLGNRQLGMAWSSSQSSVELMKKWGTDKTKEKEMFQRIEWFGRLLRFRNDAIIIVSIICLQLPFELAYAHLYEVIKSDIVKFGLTTIYLFAIQFFTKLGGKISVKLIKHENNENTEKRADSLVYKVFGLYFMQSYIGVFYHALIHRNFLTLRTVLIQRLLVSEVLENLVENTLPYLKYSYKKFRVRKKKRERGSSTGKIHFASRVEKEYLKPSYSASIGVELEDGLFDDFLELALQFGMIMMFACAFPPAFAFAAVNNITEIRTDALKLLVMHKRPIPRVSTTIGAWLNIFQFLVVTSICTNCALLVWLYDHEGKWNIEPGLAAILVMEHILLLIKFGFSRLVPEEPAWVRANRVKRATEAEYMCSKQLLRNISGDRAAGTSAVKKEE, translated from the exons ATGAATGTTGTTGAGGAGAAACAAATTGCTTTTGAGATTGGGGTTGTGGTTCCAAAGAGAAATGTCAAggcaaaagaagaagatgactgTGTGGAGGTTTTGGTTGATGAATTTAAGAATGTGGGTTTGGTAGTTGAGAGAGTCCCTGGCGTTGTCGATGACTTTATCAAG cTGGCAGCGCCTTTAGAGATATTGGGGAAGGCTGCGTTTGAGTTGCAAATTAAAAAGCGAACTCAAATTG GGATGGATTTACAATTTGAATGGGAGGAGGTTGATGCTTTTGTGAGGCAGCCTGATGGTTCATTGTTCAGCTGGTGTGAGCGTTTTCATTGCTATAGGCACTTGATATATGGAATT ATGAACAAGAGCAAGTCAACAGTAACTCTGAGATTTGATGGGAAAGAGTTCTATTGGGAAGTTGGGGAATGTTTGCTTAAGAAATTGGAGTCACAGAGGATTGTCAAAGAAGTTTTTCCTTTGCATG ATGAAGTGAAAAGGAAGAAACTCCTTCACACTTGGGCTCTGCACTGGTGGGACTTCACAAGCCAGCCCATAGATGAGATTTACTCATATTTTGGTACAAAG ATTGCCATCTATTTTGCTTTTCTTGGAATGTATACACGGTGGTTGCTGTTTCCAGCTACATTTGGACTTATTCTgcagatatttgattttgg GTCATTGCAGTTACTGGTGCTCCCCCTTTTCTTTATAAGCATAACCTTATGGGCTATAATGTTTTCCCAGTTCTGGAAACGCAAAAATGTTGCTCTGTTAACTAG ATGGCAGATCAGTTATCCAATTAGAACCGACCTGGGAAATAGGCAGCTGGGCATGGCTTGGAGTTCCTCGCAGTCATCTGTAGAACTCATGAAGAAATGGGGGACagacaaaacaaaagagaaagaaatgttTCAAAGAATTGAGTGGTTTGGACGACTACTGAGATTCCGAAATGATGCTATCATTATAGTTAGTATTATATGCCTCCAGTTGCCGTTTGAGCTGGCATATGCTCATCTTTATGAGGTTATTAAGTCTGATATTGTGAA GTTTGGGTTGACAACCATATATCTTTTTGCAATTCAGTTTTTTACGAAGCTAGGGGGCAAGATCTCTGTTAAGCTTATTAAACACGAAAATAATGAAAACACAGAAAAAAGAGCTGACAGCTTGGTCTACAAG GTGTTTGGTCTTTATTTCATGCAGTCATACATAGGAGTCTTCTACCATGCCCTTATACACCGGAACTTTTTGACTCTTCGTACAGTCTTGATTCAGCGCCTCCTTGTGTCTGAG GTATTGGAAAACTTGGTGGAAAACACTTTACCATATTTGAAGTACAGTTATAAGAAGTTCAGAGTTCG caagaagaaacgCGAAAGAGGATCATCAACAGGGAAGATCCACTTTGCTTCTAGGGTGGAAAAGGAGTACTTGAAGCCTTCTTATTCTGCAAGCattggtgtggaacttgaagaTGGGCTTTTCGATG ACTTTCTAGAGTTAGCATTGCAGTTTGGAATGATCATGATGTTTGCTTGTGCCTTCCCCCCTGCTTTTGCCTTTGCGGCTGTG AACAACATAACTGAAATTAGGACAGATGCATTGAAGCTGCTTGTGATGCATAAGAGGCCAATTCCTCGTGTTTCCACAACAATTGGTGCTTGGCTGAACATATTTCAG tttcttgttgTTACATCCATATGCACCAACTGCGCCCTTCTAGTATGGTTATATGATCATGAGGGGAAATGGAATATAGAGCCTGGCCTAGCTGCAATTCTGGTTATGGAACATATCCTCCTGTTGATTAAGTTTGGTTTCTCTCGCCTTGTACCCGAG GAACCTGCTTGGGTACGGGCGAACCGTGTGAAAAGAGCAACAGAGGCCGAGTACATGTGCTCCAAACAGCTTTTGAGGAATATTTCTGGAGATAGGGCAGCTGGTACTAGTGCAGTTAAGAAGGAAGAATGA